One window from the genome of Pseudanabaena yagii GIHE-NHR1 encodes:
- the cobA gene encoding uroporphyrinogen-III C-methyltransferase, whose amino-acid sequence MVDTDINTDQSLVEEFQPPTLGKVYLVGAGPGDAGLMTLKGKALLETCDVVLYDALVSDEILAMINPIAEKIHAGKRRGNHSLLQEETTQLLIEKAQSHASVVRLKGGDPFIFGRGGEELADLRAAGIEVEIVPGITSGIAAPAYAGIPLTHRDFSSSVIFVTGHESAGKYRPQVQWTAIAQAAETIVVYMGLHNLAEIVTKLNLAGLPDFTPVALIRQGTRTDQSELIGCLGNIVGLVQEAKFAPPAIAVIGNIVNFRDCC is encoded by the coding sequence ATGGTAGATACAGATATAAATACAGATCAGTCTTTGGTAGAAGAATTCCAGCCACCTACTTTGGGTAAGGTCTATTTAGTTGGGGCGGGACCTGGAGATGCGGGTTTGATGACGCTAAAGGGGAAAGCACTTTTAGAGACCTGTGATGTGGTGCTATACGATGCTTTGGTCAGTGATGAAATTCTTGCCATGATTAATCCGATCGCTGAAAAAATCCATGCAGGGAAGCGACGTGGTAATCATTCGTTATTACAGGAGGAAACTACGCAGCTATTAATCGAAAAGGCTCAAAGTCATGCGAGTGTCGTGCGGCTGAAGGGGGGCGATCCATTCATTTTTGGGCGCGGTGGGGAAGAGTTGGCAGATTTGCGAGCAGCAGGGATTGAGGTGGAGATTGTCCCTGGGATTACCTCAGGGATTGCGGCTCCCGCCTATGCAGGGATTCCCCTCACCCATCGCGATTTTAGTTCGTCAGTAATTTTTGTCACGGGGCATGAGTCCGCAGGAAAATATCGTCCACAGGTACAGTGGACAGCGATCGCACAAGCTGCCGAAACGATTGTGGTCTATATGGGGCTACATAATTTGGCGGAAATTGTGACCAAATTAAACTTAGCTGGTTTACCTGATTTCACGCCTGTAGCCTTAATTCGACAGGGGACGCGCACCGATCAGTCAGAGTTAATTGGCTGTTTGGGTAACATTGTCGGATTGGTACAGGAGGCAAAATTTGCGCCACCTGCGATCGCAGTTATAGGCAATATTGTCAATTTTCGGGATTGCTGCTGA
- a CDS encoding HepT-like ribonuclease domain-containing protein produces MATSEVSIPAEIDNNKHRLEVQIHDILEALTATESFVAGIDFLDFSRDQKTIFAVERAISIIGATSRRLPISFMDRYPEINWRSLTSIGDSLMFGYLEVDLNTLWKLAQQDVPFIKEQMKKAIANL; encoded by the coding sequence ATGGCAACCAGTGAAGTGAGTATTCCTGCTGAAATAGATAACAACAAACATCGTCTTGAAGTTCAAATACACGACATCTTAGAGGCACTTACAGCAACTGAGTCGTTTGTAGCGGGGATAGATTTTCTAGACTTTAGTCGCGATCAAAAGACAATTTTTGCAGTAGAACGGGCAATCAGCATCATCGGGGCAACATCAAGGCGTTTACCAATTAGTTTTATGGATCGATATCCCGAAATTAATTGGCGCAGCTTGACTAGCATCGGTGATAGTTTGATGTTTGGCTATTTAGAAGTTGACTTGAATACTTTGTGGAAGTTAGCGCAGCAGGATGTCCCTTTTATCAAAGAACAGATGAAAAAGGCGATCGCTAATTTGTAG